One part of the Aurantibacillus circumpalustris genome encodes these proteins:
- the typA gene encoding translational GTPase TypA — MSTIIRNIAIIAHVDHGKTTLVDKILHTCNLFRDNQKTGELILDNNDLERERGITILAKNVSVQYKGTKINIIDTPGHADFGGEVERVMNMADGVILLVDAFEGPMPQTRFVLQKAIEAGKKALLVINKVDKPNCRPDEVHDGVFDLFFNLGANEDQLDFPTVYGSSKQGWMGPDWKNPTTDITYLLDTILEKIPTAPEREGTLQIQITSLDYSTFIGRIAVGRVYRGIIKENMPVSVVKRDGRVQKSRVKDLFIFDGLGKIKVTEVQTGDICAFTGIEGFEIGDTIADFDTPEGMPLMHIDEPTMSMLFTINNSPFFGKDGKFVTSRHLRDRLYKELEKNLAMRIEETPSPDSYLVFGRGILHLSVLIETMRREGYELQLGQPQVIIKEIDGVKCEPVEVLTVDVPEESSSKVIDLVSQRKGDMLIMQPKGDLIHMEFEIPSRGIIGLRNNVLTATAGEAIMAHRFKAYEPWKGNIPSRIAGVLISKDKGSAVAYSIDKLQDRGKFFIEAGEEIYPGMIIGEHIRPDDLVVNVCTEKQLTNMRASGTDEKMRIVPKIKFSLEESMEYIQRDEYVEITPNFIRLRKIHLDENTRKRMGKQLEAQ, encoded by the coding sequence ATGTCCACAATTATTAGAAACATTGCTATTATTGCCCACGTTGACCACGGTAAAACTACCTTAGTTGATAAGATATTACACACTTGTAATTTATTTCGCGACAACCAAAAAACAGGAGAGTTAATTCTCGACAACAACGATTTAGAGCGTGAACGTGGTATTACCATTTTAGCTAAAAACGTTTCAGTACAATATAAAGGAACAAAGATTAACATCATTGACACTCCAGGTCACGCTGACTTTGGCGGTGAGGTTGAGCGTGTGATGAACATGGCTGACGGTGTTATTTTATTAGTGGATGCTTTTGAAGGGCCAATGCCTCAAACACGTTTTGTGTTACAAAAAGCAATTGAAGCTGGTAAAAAAGCTTTGTTGGTTATTAATAAAGTAGATAAACCGAATTGTCGTCCTGACGAAGTACATGATGGTGTATTTGATTTGTTCTTTAACCTAGGAGCAAATGAAGATCAATTAGATTTCCCTACTGTTTATGGTTCAAGTAAGCAAGGTTGGATGGGTCCGGATTGGAAAAATCCGACTACTGACATTACATATTTATTAGATACGATTTTGGAAAAAATTCCTACAGCGCCTGAACGTGAAGGAACTTTACAAATACAAATTACTTCTTTAGATTATTCAACTTTCATTGGTCGTATTGCAGTAGGACGTGTGTATCGTGGAATTATCAAAGAAAATATGCCAGTAAGCGTAGTAAAACGCGACGGCCGTGTTCAAAAATCACGAGTGAAAGATCTTTTTATCTTCGACGGTTTAGGTAAAATAAAAGTTACTGAAGTTCAAACAGGAGATATTTGTGCGTTTACAGGAATTGAAGGTTTTGAAATTGGTGATACCATTGCTGATTTTGATACACCAGAAGGAATGCCTTTAATGCACATTGATGAGCCAACAATGAGTATGTTGTTTACAATTAACAACTCTCCATTCTTTGGTAAAGACGGTAAATTTGTTACTTCTCGTCACTTACGTGATCGTTTATACAAGGAGCTTGAGAAAAATCTTGCTATGCGTATTGAAGAAACACCTTCACCTGATTCATATTTAGTGTTTGGTCGTGGTATTCTTCACTTATCTGTTTTAATAGAGACAATGCGTCGCGAAGGTTATGAATTACAATTAGGTCAACCACAAGTTATCATTAAAGAAATTGATGGAGTGAAGTGTGAACCTGTTGAGGTTCTGACAGTGGACGTTCCTGAAGAATCTTCTTCTAAAGTAATTGATTTAGTAAGTCAACGTAAAGGCGATATGCTAATCATGCAACCTAAAGGAGATTTAATTCACATGGAGTTTGAAATTCCTTCTCGTGGTATTATTGGTTTACGTAACAACGTATTAACTGCTACTGCTGGTGAAGCTATTATGGCACACCGTTTCAAAGCTTATGAGCCTTGGAAAGGAAATATTCCTAGCCGTATCGCTGGCGTTTTAATTAGCAAAGATAAAGGTAGTGCAGTAGCGTATTCTATTGATAAGTTGCAAGATCGTGGTAAATTCTTTATCGAAGCTGGTGAAGAAATTTATCCGGGTATGATTATTGGTGAGCACATTCGCCCTGATGATTTAGTAGTAAATGTTTGTACTGAAAAACAATTAACAAACATGCGTGCATCTGGTACTGATGAGAAAATGCGTATTGTTCCAAAAATAAAATTCAGTTTAGAAGAGTCGATGGAATATATTCAGCGTGATGAGTATGTTGAAATCACTCCAAACTTTATCCGTTTACGTAAAATTCATTTAGATGAAAATACACGTAAGCGTATGGGAAAACAGTTAGAGGCGCAGTAA
- a CDS encoding M61 family metallopeptidase: MIHYSFYQKNPASHYIYIDMLVDTITSEKIQLQLPAWRPGRYELGNFAKNIKRVDMFNEKGEVISYTKLNKDLWEVETKNCTSIKITYSYYAAELTAGSCFADTTQMYVNPVHCCMYVVGRTEEEHKIELKIPENYKVACSLKNENNTLTAKDYEELVDSPFIASAGIITDVYKINGINFYLHFNGECKPDFTTIKKDFEAFTKKVIAFWGDFPYDEFHFLFQILPVKFYHGVEHKKNTVIAIGPGYAVNTGVTYENILGVSCHELFHVWNVKTIRPAEMQPYNYTKENYTRTGYVYEGFTTYYGDKLLLASDVFNVQQYFETLQERLTKHFHNIGRYNLSVAHSSWETWLDGYVPGAPYRKTNIYDEGNLIAFMLDVKIMQATANKKTLHDVCVLLYERYGKKEVGYTEQNIVELVNEISGKDFSEFFKDYVYTPSDFETPLREAFDYLGIDFEKQNSKLVNENNYGFKTIDNGNFARVSLVHPYSPAWKAGLFAGDEIMSVDNMMLKTNLNDWLNYFSEKDVVTLTVNSGEQLKTLRMQNDKKGTTWFFQPILKLKGEKRNENFDLWKVF, encoded by the coding sequence ATGATTCACTATTCTTTTTACCAGAAAAATCCGGCTTCACATTATATTTACATTGACATGCTAGTTGATACTATCACTTCAGAAAAAATTCAGCTTCAGCTTCCCGCATGGAGACCCGGTCGTTACGAGCTTGGTAACTTTGCAAAAAATATAAAGCGTGTAGATATGTTTAATGAAAAAGGTGAAGTGATTAGCTATACCAAGTTAAACAAAGATCTGTGGGAAGTAGAAACAAAAAACTGTACTTCCATTAAAATTACTTACAGTTATTACGCCGCTGAATTAACCGCGGGTTCTTGTTTTGCAGATACCACTCAAATGTATGTTAATCCAGTGCATTGCTGTATGTATGTTGTGGGAAGGACCGAAGAAGAACACAAAATAGAACTAAAAATTCCAGAGAACTACAAAGTGGCATGTTCTCTCAAAAACGAAAATAATACCTTAACGGCAAAAGACTATGAAGAATTAGTAGACTCTCCTTTTATTGCTTCAGCTGGAATTATTACAGATGTGTATAAAATAAATGGAATTAATTTTTATCTCCATTTTAACGGAGAATGTAAACCGGACTTTACCACAATTAAAAAAGATTTTGAAGCCTTTACAAAAAAGGTGATCGCATTTTGGGGTGATTTTCCTTATGATGAATTTCATTTTTTGTTTCAAATTTTACCGGTGAAATTTTATCATGGAGTAGAGCATAAAAAAAACACGGTTATTGCTATTGGCCCTGGATACGCTGTCAACACAGGGGTTACTTACGAAAATATTTTAGGTGTAAGTTGTCATGAATTGTTTCATGTGTGGAATGTAAAAACAATTCGTCCCGCAGAAATGCAGCCATACAATTACACCAAAGAAAATTACACCCGTACTGGCTATGTTTATGAAGGATTTACGACCTATTATGGTGATAAATTATTATTAGCATCTGATGTTTTTAATGTACAACAGTATTTTGAAACTCTGCAAGAACGTTTGACAAAGCACTTCCATAATATTGGACGCTATAATTTAAGTGTGGCGCATAGCAGTTGGGAAACCTGGCTGGATGGCTATGTGCCGGGCGCTCCGTATCGCAAAACAAATATTTATGACGAAGGCAATTTAATTGCGTTTATGTTGGATGTAAAAATTATGCAAGCCACTGCGAATAAAAAAACCTTGCATGATGTATGTGTTCTTTTGTATGAACGTTATGGAAAAAAGGAAGTTGGTTATACGGAGCAAAACATTGTTGAATTAGTAAACGAAATCAGCGGAAAAGATTTTAGTGAGTTTTTCAAGGACTATGTATATACGCCAAGCGATTTTGAAACACCATTAAGAGAAGCTTTTGATTATTTAGGAATAGATTTTGAAAAACAAAACTCTAAGCTCGTGAACGAAAATAATTATGGCTTCAAAACGATAGATAACGGAAATTTCGCCCGTGTAAGTTTGGTTCATCCATACTCTCCGGCGTGGAAAGCAGGATTGTTTGCAGGGGATGAGATTATGTCAGTAGATAATATGATGCTTAAAACAAATTTGAATGATTGGTTAAATTATTTTAGTGAGAAAGATGTCGTTACACTCACAGTTAATTCCGGCGAACAATTAAAAACGCTTAGGATGCAAAACGACAAAAAAGGAACAACATGGTTTTTTCAACCAATTCTTAAATTAAAGGGCGAAAAACGGAACGAAAACTTTGATTTGTGGAAGGTGTTTTAA
- a CDS encoding tetratricopeptide repeat protein, protein MRFAIFLLLTFNVALAQQSDTVLARILALKNDTVKVNQLYKQGFSLRNSDPKLAFYYANLCEERAHISGSKKHLAKSYNLLGVLFYKKGDYTKALAYHQKALSIRTEVKDNFGAALSQTNLGNIYTDLQLFERAENSYLAALAIYRENGDEKRAADCLINLGVLKQTLKQNEAAFENYVHALKLAEKLNDYEMRSLCLNNMAQVFYDKGNYEKSIAYNEDALKIRNLMENNLEVADSYLNLAANYIRVKDNQKALEYLDTAYAIGTHYQYYEALQTAFNSYSEYYFQLKNYEQAYYWLRKYQQSKDSVMLEQSAREAEFDFNLPEIIGQSPVKKREIHNLWLLISVMVFLIFIPFIFIRFKR, encoded by the coding sequence ATGCGCTTTGCAATTTTTTTATTACTAACTTTTAATGTGGCACTTGCGCAACAAAGCGATACAGTGCTAGCAAGGATTCTAGCGCTAAAAAACGACACCGTTAAAGTAAATCAATTATACAAACAAGGTTTTTCTTTACGTAACAGCGATCCAAAACTCGCGTTTTATTACGCAAATTTGTGCGAAGAACGCGCGCATATTTCAGGATCGAAAAAACATCTCGCTAAAAGTTATAATTTACTTGGTGTTTTATTTTACAAAAAAGGAGATTACACAAAAGCGCTTGCTTATCATCAAAAAGCGTTAAGTATTCGGACTGAGGTCAAGGATAATTTTGGTGCAGCTTTAAGTCAAACCAATTTAGGAAACATTTATACCGATCTTCAACTGTTTGAACGTGCGGAAAACTCTTATTTAGCAGCACTTGCAATATACAGAGAGAATGGTGATGAAAAACGTGCTGCGGACTGCCTAATAAATCTCGGTGTTCTAAAACAAACACTTAAACAAAACGAAGCTGCTTTTGAAAATTATGTGCACGCTTTAAAATTAGCCGAAAAATTAAATGATTACGAAATGCGATCCTTGTGTTTAAACAACATGGCGCAGGTTTTTTATGATAAGGGTAATTACGAAAAATCAATTGCTTACAACGAAGACGCATTAAAGATTCGTAACCTTATGGAAAATAATCTGGAGGTTGCAGACAGTTACTTAAATCTTGCTGCGAATTATATCCGAGTGAAAGATAACCAGAAGGCGCTTGAGTATTTAGATACTGCTTATGCCATTGGAACGCACTACCAATACTATGAAGCCTTACAGACTGCTTTTAATAGTTATTCAGAATATTATTTTCAACTAAAAAATTACGAGCAAGCTTATTATTGGTTAAGAAAATATCAACAGAGTAAAGACAGTGTTATGCTAGAACAAAGCGCGCGTGAAGCAGAGTTTGATTTTAATCTTCCCGAAATAATTGGTCAATCTCCAGTTAAAAAACGAGAAATACACAACCTATGGCTTTTGATTTCGGTGATGGTATTCTTAATTTTTATTCCATTTATTTTTATAAGATTTAAACGATGA
- a CDS encoding translation initiation factor, which yields MSKKEKKGGGLVYSTNPNFKPEEEEQEEEIGVKPNKEQLKVYLDRLGGGKMVSRVTGFTGKTGDIEILGRLLKQKCGVGGSVKDREILIQGEHRDKLILLLLKEGYKAKKAGG from the coding sequence ATGAGCAAGAAAGAAAAAAAAGGTGGTGGACTAGTTTATTCAACAAATCCAAACTTTAAACCCGAAGAAGAAGAGCAGGAAGAGGAAATTGGTGTTAAGCCCAACAAAGAACAGTTAAAAGTATATTTAGACCGTTTAGGCGGTGGAAAAATGGTAAGCCGTGTTACAGGATTTACTGGTAAAACAGGCGACATTGAAATCTTAGGTAGGTTACTAAAACAAAAATGTGGCGTAGGAGGTTCTGTAAAAGACAGAGAGATACTAATTCAAGGCGAACACCGTGATAAATTAATTTTACTGCTTTTGAAAGAAGGCTATAAAGCAAAAAAAGCCGGGGGGTAG
- a CDS encoding T9SS type A sorting domain-containing protein, translating to MKQFLLLCALASFIKLSSQSFTNGTVFDYSVGDTIVTYKQNKDAFGNVGPPTTTYRVYTNKYYSANLDTVFYQAHDVYSTPPPTPPYFSPFPISSANVSFFVSNLGSSAINFSLPWIHGCQTMIDTSYVNMCGMNEHFKYAKNDSSCFEPPTIEYKIVEGVGVFENTMSWNGIPFSGGTKTTLNWFRKGNKRCGFMNAIPVENPTGIEEWNSSVEKLQIYPNPSKGIYNINTSDKGTVFVMNVLGEEVYTAQIERGISVLNLENQTPGIYIVKCKSGDKVFVGRVVKE from the coding sequence ATGAAACAGTTTTTACTTTTATGTGCTCTTGCATCTTTTATTAAGCTTTCTTCCCAAAGTTTTACGAATGGTACAGTTTTTGATTACTCAGTCGGAGACACGATTGTTACTTACAAACAAAACAAAGATGCTTTTGGCAATGTAGGGCCACCCACAACTACTTATAGAGTTTATACAAATAAATATTATTCTGCGAATTTAGACACGGTTTTTTATCAGGCGCATGATGTGTATTCTACACCTCCACCAACACCTCCGTATTTCTCCCCATTCCCAATAAGTTCGGCTAATGTTTCATTTTTTGTTTCAAATCTTGGATCCTCTGCAATTAATTTTAGCTTGCCCTGGATTCATGGCTGCCAAACTATGATTGATACTAGTTACGTAAACATGTGTGGTATGAACGAACACTTTAAATATGCCAAAAATGATTCTAGTTGTTTTGAGCCTCCAACCATAGAGTATAAAATTGTGGAGGGTGTGGGTGTCTTTGAGAACACAATGTCGTGGAACGGCATTCCTTTTTCAGGTGGAACGAAAACAACACTGAATTGGTTTAGAAAAGGAAACAAGAGATGTGGATTTATGAATGCAATTCCTGTTGAGAATCCAACTGGCATAGAAGAATGGAACTCAAGTGTGGAAAAGCTTCAGATATATCCAAATCCTTCTAAAGGAATTTATAATATAAACACAAGTGATAAAGGCACAGTGTTTGTTATGAATGTTTTGGGTGAGGAAGTCTATACGGCACAAATTGAACGAGGGATAAGTGTTTTGAATCTCGAAAATCAAACGCCAGGCATTTATATTGTGAAATGCAAAAGTGGTGATAAGGTTTTTGTTGGAAGAGTAGTGAAAGAGTAA